One stretch of Nicotiana tabacum cultivar K326 chromosome 18, ASM71507v2, whole genome shotgun sequence DNA includes these proteins:
- the LOC107777989 gene encoding uncharacterized protein LOC107777989 isoform X1 — protein MAEKCKYSCKTASETLEWIHAIIHFISPYRYFLDAHVVNFFKDRLWEAVDKEWMHCLRKEPVENLLRIPSGVVQGHWPVSLKEFILTLRSLSLPREQTDLQEFSGMHIASLSNVLAQGMNHKKKHEVEALAALVGLVAKQVGARTVVDVGAGQGYLAQVLSFEYQLSVIAIDACSHHGKITDARVERIRKHYAAKMRKNGSELREISMPKTVTCRVLSSDTLKTLSNFREENDDAANQYLSRKSSGSQPSRLTENILPSLSYSDSSLVIAGLHACGDLSVTMLRTFLECDNAKAVISVGCCYNLLSEEASDMVDSCCGFPVSQGVKSAGVVLDKNARDLACQSADRWRGLDEHAGLHNFELHAFRAAFQMVLFRHYPHILQESPTIGRQGKALRRQQHQRILESNLHYRGPSESGKPWENVAFFHEYSSIQNSKSRESSTVDRYSLFVKFCESGLGRLHLPCLEDIDYSAVWRESESYAIGEHAYLLYLYRTHYKHNSLLELIGPYWSLRAALGPVLETLVLLDRLLLLQEYGNDLEASLLPIFSPVLSPRNMAIIAKKIRK, from the exons ATGGCTGAGAAGTGCAAGTATTCTTGCAAGACTGCTAGTGAAACCCTAGAATGGATTCATGCAATTATCCACTTCATATCGCCTTACCGTTATTTCTTAGATGCTCATGTCGTCAATTTCTTCAAG GATAGACTGTGGGAAGCAGTTGATAAAGAGTGGATGCATTGTTTACGGAAGGAGCCTGTTGAAAATCTTCTCCGAATTCCGTCTGGTGTCGTTCAG GGTCACTGGCCCGTTTCACTTAAGGAATTCATCCTTACTCTGAGGTCTCTTTCTCTTCCACGTGAACAGACAGATTTGCAg GAATTTTCAGGAATGCACATAGCTTCACTAAGTAATGTTTTAGCTCAAGGCATGAATCATAAGAAAAAACATGAA GTAGAGGCCCTTGCTGCCCTGGTCGGTTTAGTTGCAAAGCAAGTTGGAGCACGGACAGTTGTTGATGTTGGTGCTGGACAG GGTTATCTTGCTCAAGTGCTTTCCTTTGAGTACCAGCTTTCTGTAATTGCCATTGATGCTTGTTCACATCATGGTAAGATTACTGATGCACGTGTGGAGCGAATCAGGAAGCACTATGCAGCTAAGATGCGTAAAAATGG CTCCGAACTTAGAGAGATTAGCATGCCAAAGACAGTTACATGCCGGGTGCTGTCTTCTGACACATTGAAGACCTTAAGTAACTTCCGAGAAGAGAATGATGATGCAGCGAATCAATATTTGAGCCGAAAAAGTTCGGGCTCTCAGCCCTCTCGGCTTACTGAGAATATACTGCCTTCTCTATCCTATAGTGATTCTTCATTAGTTATTGCTGGACTTCATGCCTGTGGAGACCTCTCGGTGACAATGCTGAG GACATTCTTGGAATGTGACAACGCTAAGGCGGTGATTAGCGTTGGTTGCTGTTATAACTTGCTTTCCGAGGAAGCCAGTGACATGGTGGATTCTTGTTGTGGTTTTCCTGTAAGCCAAGGTGTTAAATCTGCTGGAGTAGTGCTAGATAAAAATGCTCGTGATCTAGCTTGTCAG AGTGCTGATAGATGGAGAGGCTTGGATGAGCACGCAGGACTTCACAACTTTGAGTTGCATGCATTCCGTGCTGCTTTCCAGATG GTTCTTTTCAGACATTACCCACACATATTGCAAGAAAGCCCTACAATAGGACGTCAAGGGAAAGCCTTACGACGCCAACAGCATCAGAGGATCCTGGAGTCTAATTTGCATTATAGGGGCCCTTCAGAATCTG GGAAGCCATGGGAGAATGTGGCCTTTTTCCATGAGTACTCCTCTATTCAGAATTCGAAAAGTAGGGAGTCTAGCACTGTGGACAGATACTCACTATTTGTAAAATTTTGTGAATCTGGGCTAGGTCGCCTACATCTCCCTTGTTTGGAGGATATTGATTACAGTGCAGTCTGGAGGGAGTCTGAATCATATGCT ATTGGGGAACATGCATATCTTCTGTACCTTTATAGGACACATTATAAACACAATTCATTACTT GAGTTAATAGGGCCTTATTGGTCTCTTCGTGCTGCCCTGGGTCCTGTCTTGGAAACTCTTGTACTGCTTGACCGATTGTTGCTTCTCCAGGAGTATGGCAATGATCTGGAAGCAAGCCTCTTACCTATTTTTAGTCCTGTATTATCTCCGAGGAATATGGCTATCATAGCTAAGAAAATTAGAAAGTAG
- the LOC107777989 gene encoding uncharacterized protein LOC107777989 isoform X2 encodes MAEKCKYSCKTASETLEWIHAIIHFISPYRYFLDAHVVNFFKDRLWEAVDKEWMHCLRKEPVENLLRIPSGVVQGHWPVSLKEFILTLRSLSLPREQTDLQEFSGMHIASLSNVLAQGMNHKKKHEVEALAALVGLVAKQVGARTVVDVGAGQGYLAQVLSFEYQLSVIAIDACSHHGKITDARVERIRKHYAAKMRKNGSELREISMPKTVTCRVLSSDTLKTLSNFREENDDAANQYLSRKSSGSQPSRLTENILPSLSYSDSSLVIAGLHACGDLSVTMLRTFLECDNAKAVISVGCCYNLLSEEASDMVDSCCGFPVSQGVKSAGVVLDKNARDLACQSADRWRGLDEHAGLHNFELHAFRAAFQMVLFRHYPHILQESPTIGRQGKALRRQQHQRILESNLHYRGPSESGKPWENVAFFHEYSSIQNSKSRESSTVDRYSLFVKFCESGLGRLHLPCLEDIDYSAVWRESESYAELIGPYWSLRAALGPVLETLVLLDRLLLLQEYGNDLEASLLPIFSPVLSPRNMAIIAKKIRK; translated from the exons ATGGCTGAGAAGTGCAAGTATTCTTGCAAGACTGCTAGTGAAACCCTAGAATGGATTCATGCAATTATCCACTTCATATCGCCTTACCGTTATTTCTTAGATGCTCATGTCGTCAATTTCTTCAAG GATAGACTGTGGGAAGCAGTTGATAAAGAGTGGATGCATTGTTTACGGAAGGAGCCTGTTGAAAATCTTCTCCGAATTCCGTCTGGTGTCGTTCAG GGTCACTGGCCCGTTTCACTTAAGGAATTCATCCTTACTCTGAGGTCTCTTTCTCTTCCACGTGAACAGACAGATTTGCAg GAATTTTCAGGAATGCACATAGCTTCACTAAGTAATGTTTTAGCTCAAGGCATGAATCATAAGAAAAAACATGAA GTAGAGGCCCTTGCTGCCCTGGTCGGTTTAGTTGCAAAGCAAGTTGGAGCACGGACAGTTGTTGATGTTGGTGCTGGACAG GGTTATCTTGCTCAAGTGCTTTCCTTTGAGTACCAGCTTTCTGTAATTGCCATTGATGCTTGTTCACATCATGGTAAGATTACTGATGCACGTGTGGAGCGAATCAGGAAGCACTATGCAGCTAAGATGCGTAAAAATGG CTCCGAACTTAGAGAGATTAGCATGCCAAAGACAGTTACATGCCGGGTGCTGTCTTCTGACACATTGAAGACCTTAAGTAACTTCCGAGAAGAGAATGATGATGCAGCGAATCAATATTTGAGCCGAAAAAGTTCGGGCTCTCAGCCCTCTCGGCTTACTGAGAATATACTGCCTTCTCTATCCTATAGTGATTCTTCATTAGTTATTGCTGGACTTCATGCCTGTGGAGACCTCTCGGTGACAATGCTGAG GACATTCTTGGAATGTGACAACGCTAAGGCGGTGATTAGCGTTGGTTGCTGTTATAACTTGCTTTCCGAGGAAGCCAGTGACATGGTGGATTCTTGTTGTGGTTTTCCTGTAAGCCAAGGTGTTAAATCTGCTGGAGTAGTGCTAGATAAAAATGCTCGTGATCTAGCTTGTCAG AGTGCTGATAGATGGAGAGGCTTGGATGAGCACGCAGGACTTCACAACTTTGAGTTGCATGCATTCCGTGCTGCTTTCCAGATG GTTCTTTTCAGACATTACCCACACATATTGCAAGAAAGCCCTACAATAGGACGTCAAGGGAAAGCCTTACGACGCCAACAGCATCAGAGGATCCTGGAGTCTAATTTGCATTATAGGGGCCCTTCAGAATCTG GGAAGCCATGGGAGAATGTGGCCTTTTTCCATGAGTACTCCTCTATTCAGAATTCGAAAAGTAGGGAGTCTAGCACTGTGGACAGATACTCACTATTTGTAAAATTTTGTGAATCTGGGCTAGGTCGCCTACATCTCCCTTGTTTGGAGGATATTGATTACAGTGCAGTCTGGAGGGAGTCTGAATCATATGCT GAGTTAATAGGGCCTTATTGGTCTCTTCGTGCTGCCCTGGGTCCTGTCTTGGAAACTCTTGTACTGCTTGACCGATTGTTGCTTCTCCAGGAGTATGGCAATGATCTGGAAGCAAGCCTCTTACCTATTTTTAGTCCTGTATTATCTCCGAGGAATATGGCTATCATAGCTAAGAAAATTAGAAAGTAG
- the LOC142172538 gene encoding uncharacterized protein LOC142172538, with product MVESMNFVLLKEREMPILRMLDFIQEKLGEWFYERRKKANETFHRVSIWAEEEMTKKMDLACKMFVFNLDSMLFRINSEGIEFIVELKKRTCDCLKFQLDELPCPHAIAAINNRYLQKSNYCSNWYSRETWLKTCEGQVNTVGDQKSWKIPQNVQSEITKPPDVEILQGRRQKKRHIPATESSVPFKSTKCSRCKQVGHNRTTCLSSPAPHPYSKKHTEKYSKLQ from the exons ATGGTAGAATCAATGAATTTCGTTTTACTAAAAGAGAGAGAAATGCCTATTTTAAGAATGTTAGATTTCATCCAAGAAAAACTGGGAGAGTGGTTTTATGAACGGAGAAAAAAGGCAAATGAAACTTTTCACAGAGTATCAATATGGGCAGAAGAAGAGATGACCAAGAAGATGGACTTGGCTTGCAAAATGTtt gTGTTCAACCTTGACTCAATGTTGTTTAGAATAAATAGTGAAGGAATTGAATTCATTGTGGAATTAAAGAAGAGAACTTGTGACTGCCTGAaattccaacttgatgaattGCCCTGTCCACATGCAATTGCTGCTATTAATAACAGATATTTGCAGAAATctaattactgctcaaattggtatTCAAGGGAAACATGGTTGAAAACATGTGAAGGACAAGTGAATACCGTGGGAGATCAAAAATCATGGAAAATACCACAAAATGTACAATCTGAGATCACAAAACCTCCCGATGTAGAGATTTTAcaaggaagaagacaaaagaagaggcaTATACCTGCGACTGAATCATCAGTACCATTCAAGTCTACCAAATGCAGTCGATGTAAACAAGTTGGGCATAACAGAACAACTTGCTTGTCTTCTCCAGCACCTCATCCATATTCCAAGAAACACACTGAAAAATACTCCAAGCTTCAATAA